In one window of Oncorhynchus gorbuscha isolate QuinsamMale2020 ecotype Even-year linkage group LG23, OgorEven_v1.0, whole genome shotgun sequence DNA:
- the LOC124011328 gene encoding rap guanine nucleotide exchange factor 2-like isoform X16, translating to MKPLAAAASHGVPSQQDKNPLPADFSRLHLADGLHPQVTHVSSSHSGCSITSDSGSSSLSDIYQATENEPGDMDLSGLPETAVDSEEDDDEEDMERASDPLMSRDVVRDCLEKDPMDRTDDDIEQLLEFMHQLPAFANMTMSVRRELCAVMVFAVVERAGTIVLNDGEELDSWSVILNGSVEVTYPEGRPEILCMGNSFGVSPTMEKEYMKGVMKTKVDDCQFVCIAQQDYCCILNQVEKNMQKVEEEGEIVMVKEHRELDRTGTRKGHIVIKGTTERLTMHLVEEHSVVDPTYIEDFLLTYRTFLSSPMVVGKKLLEWFHDPSLRDKVTRVVLLWVNNHFNDFEGDPAMTHFLEEFESNLEREKMCGHLRLLNIACAAKAKLRLVTLTKPSREAPLAFTLLGGSEKGFRIFIDSVEPGSKASEAGLKRGDQILEVNGQNFENVQLTKANEILRNNTHLSISVKTNLLVFKELLARPEHDHEAEGEDPPEVDRKNGAPAHLPKIGDIKKGSRYSIPDLAVDVEQVMGLEKASKKAKANTVGGRNKLKKIFDKTLTSILPPKPYNDVGVGQSQDDSIVGLKQSKQIPASLPVSSNLSSSNPDLLQSHHRILDFNNQPDMSDQVLRVFKADQQSRYIMIGKDTTAKEVVAQAIREFALTAVPEAYSLCEVSVTPEGVIKQRRLPEQLSKLADRIQLSGRYYLKSNMETETLCSDEDAQDLLREGQISLLQLSTVEVATQLSMRAFELFCAIEPTEYIDDLFKLKSKTGSFCLKRFEEVINQETFWVASEVIREPNQLKRMKIVKHFIKIALHCRECKNFNSMFAIISGLNLAPVSRLRGTWEKLPSKYEKLFGDLQDLFDPSRNMAKYRNVLNNQNLQPPIIPLFPVIKKDLTFLHEGNDSKVDGLVNFEKLRMIAKEIRHVGRMASVNMDPALMFRTRKKKWRSLGSLSQGSANAAVLDVTQTGGHKKRVRRSSFLNAKKLYEDAQMARKVKQYLSNLSLETNEEALQTLSLQCEPSINTLPKNAGGGKRPDTSPVVSRAASQQRGQLQKGNQALQVPAVALYPSRKKVPVKDLPPFGTSSPQSLKKILSLSEEASERHKRQTEDTVSNASSQLSSPPTSPQSSPRKGLGTLKGQSVRKVTFTSKQTGYPRTGDTYSDSGHSEISSRSSLVSNSSFDMTQEERRGLRHSGGVGDPHAGGVRLERRATTDPDQYSLGSYSSMQDCRGLYACAMVLSSPSSEELTQDQGDRVSLDAADSGRGSWTSCSSGSHDNIQTMQQGRSWETLAFGPGGVIGGSIGVHPPGGPEALLGGTAGLWASQARGSWASASSSSSAAYWGEDSEGDTGTIKRRGGKDVNTDPETSSITSMGSDEAKQHGRPSPSPITAGNKGLITRKESRYREPPPTPPGYTALTISDFSEGQTQSPPTAPAHSGRRPPDYTTALQRSRMVTQSPDSHHHHQAQQHAKRQGLHRTRSPGEEEEPEEEEEGESLSPKLVALRKTVAHTTPETTRP from the exons ATGAAACCATTAGCAGCAGCAGCCAGCCATGGAGTCCCGAGCCAGCAAGATAAAAACCCG ctccCCGCGGACTTCAGTCGACTCCACCTGGCCGACGGCTTGCACCCACAGGTGACCCACGTTTCTTCCAGCCACTCAGGATGTAGTATCACCAGCGACTCTGGAAGCAGCAGCCTGTCAGACATATACCAG GCCACGGAGAACGAGCCGGGCGACATGGACCTCAGCGGCCTGCCCGAGACCGCcgtcgactcagaggaggacgaCGACGAGGAGGACATGGAGCGAGCGTCGGACCCCCTCATGAGCCGCGACGTTGTGCGGGACTGCCTCGAGAAGGACCCCATGGACCGCACCGATGACGACATAG AGCAATTACTGGAGTTCATGCATCAGCTGCCAGCGTTTGCCAACATGACCATGTCGGTGAGGAGGGAGCTGTGTGCCGTCATGGTCTTTGCCGTGGTCGAGCGGGCTGGCACCATCGTCCTCAACGACggggaagag CTGGACTCGTGGTCAGTGATCCTGAATGGCTCGGTGGAGGTGACGTACCCCGAGGGCAGGCCTGAGATCCTGTGTATGGGGAACAGCTTTGGGGTCTCCCCCACCATGGAGAAGGAATACATGAAGGGAGTAATGAAGACCAAGGTGGACGACTGTCAG tttGTGTGCATAGCGCAGCAGGACTACTGCTGCATCCTCAACCAGGTGGAGAAGAACATgcagaaggtggaggaggagggcgaGATCGTCATGGTCAAGGAGCACCGCGAGCTGGACCGCACCGGCACCAGGAAGGGACACATCGTCATCAAG gGTACGACGGAGCGTCTGACCATGCACTTGGTAGAGGAGCACTCAGTGGTGGACCCCACCTACATCGAGGACTTCCTGCTGACCTACAGAACCTTCCTCTCCAGCCCCATGGTCGTGGGCAAGAAGCTCCTCGAGTGGTTCCATGACCCAAGCCTCAGGGACAAG GTTACACGGGTAGTCTTGCTATGGGTGAACAATCACTTCAATGACTTTGAAGGCGACCCCGCAATGACTCACTTTCTTGAAGAGTTCGAAAGCAATCTGGAGAGAGAG AAAATGTGCGGCCATCTTCGACTGTTAAACATTGCCTGTGCTGCTAAAGCCAAACTGCGTCTCGTGACACTGACCAAGCCGTCGAGGGAGGCCCCGCTAGCCTTCACCCTGTTGGGGGGCTCTGAGAAGGGCTTCCGTATCTTCATCGACAGCGTGGAGCCCGGGAGCAAGGCCTCAGAGGCCGGCCTCAAACGAGGAGATCAG ATTCTGGAGGTGAATGGGCAGAACTTTGAAAATGTCCAGCTCACCAAAGCCAATGAGATCCTGAGGAACAACACTCACTTGTCAATTTCTGTGAAAACCAATCTTTTAG TATTCAAGGAGCTACTAGCCCGGCCGGAGCACGACCACGAGGCAGAGGGtgaggatccgccagaggtggaCCGCAAGAATGGAGCCCCGGCACACCTACCCAAGATTGGGGACATCAAGAAGGGCTCGCGCTACTCCATCCCTGACCTGGCGGTGGACGTTGAGCAG GTGATGGGCCTGGAGAAGGCCAGTAAGAAGGCCAAAGCCAACACGGTGGGAGGAAGGAACAAGCTCAAGAAGATCTTCGACAAGACGCTCACCAGCATCCTGCCCCCAAAACCATACAA CGATGTGGGCGTGGGCCAGTCGCAGGACGACAGCATCGTGGGCCTGAAGCAGTCCAAGCAGATTCCGGCCTCGCTGCCTGTCAGCAGCAACCTTTCTTCCAGCAACCCTGACCTGCTGCAGTCCCACCACCGCATCCTGGACTTCAACAACCAACCGG acaTGTCCGACCAGGTGCTGCGAGTGTTCAAGGCAGACCAACAGAGTCGATACATCATGATTGGTAAGGACACCACGGCCAAGGAGGTGGTGGCCCAGGCCATCCGGGAGTTCGCCCTGACCGCGGTGCCCGAAGCCTATTCGCTGTGTGAGGTGTCCGTCACGCCGGAGGGTGTCATCAAGCAACGACGGCTACCAGAGCAGCTGTCCAAGCTGGCTGATAGGATACAGCTCAGTGGCAG ATACTACCTGAAGagcaacatggagacagagaCTCTCTGTTCAGACGAGGACGCCCAGGATCTTCTTCGTGAAGGCCAGATCTCCCTCCTCCAGCTCTCCACTGTGGAAGTAGCCACGCAGCTCTCCATGCGTGCCTTCGAACTCTTCTGCGCCATCGAGCCCACCGAGTACATCGATGACCTGTTCAAGCTCAAGTCCAAGACGGGCTCGTTTTGCCTCAAGCGCTTCGAGGAGGTCATCAACCAGGAGACCTTCTGGGTGGCGTCGGAGGTGATCAGGGAGCCCAACCAGCTTAAGCGCATGAAGATTGTCAAGCACTTCATCAAGATTGCTCTCCATTGTAGAGAGTGCAAGAACTTCAACTCCATGTTCGCTATCATCAg TGGTCTGAACCTGGCCCCGGTGTCTAGACTCCGGGGCACGTGGGAAAAGCTCCCCAGTAAGTACGAGAAGCTGTTTGGGGACCTGCAGGACCTGTTTGACCCGTCCAGAAACATGGCCAAGTACCGCAACGTGCTCAACAACCAGAACCTCCAGCCACCCATCATCCCCCTGTTTCCCGTCATCAAGAAGGACCTCACCTTCCTGCATGAAG GGAACGACTCCAAAGTGGACGGCCTGGTGAACTTTGAGAAGCTGCGGATGATCGCCAAGGAGATCCGCCACGTGGGTCGCATGGCCTCCGTCAACATGGACCCTGCGCTCATGTTCAGAACCAG GAAGAAGAAATGGAGGAGTTTAGG GTCTCTTAGCCAGGGCAGTGCCAACGCGGCGGTGCTAGACGTCACCCAGACGGGCGGGCACAAGAAGCGGGTGAGGCGCAGCTCCTTCCTGAACGCCAAGAAGCTGTACGAGGATGCCCAGATGGCCCGCAAGGTCAAGCAGTACCTGTCCAACCTCAGCCTGGAGACCAACGAGGAGGCGCTGCAGACCCTCTCGCTGCAGTGTGAGCCCTCCATCAACACAC TGCCCAAGAACGCTGGTGGCGGTAAGAGGCCAGACACGTCTCCGGTGGTGTCCAGGGCTGCCAGCCAGCAGAGGGGCCAGCTGCAGAAGGGCAACCAGGCCCTTCAGGTGCCCGCTGTGGCCCTCTACCCCTCCCGCAAGAAAGTGCCAGTCAAGGACCTGCCACCATTTG GCACGAGTTCCCCTCAGTCGCTGAAGAAGATCCTATCGCTGTCGGAGGAGGCCAGCGAGCGTCACAAGCGTCAGACGGAGGACACGGTGTCTAATGCCTCCTCGcagctctcctcccctcccacctccccccAGAGCTCACCCAGGAAGG GGCTCGGGACACTGAAGGGCCAAAGTGTCCGGAAGGTTACCTTTACCAGTAAACAGACAG gctaCCCAAGAACGGGAGACACCTACTCGGACTCGGGTCACAGCGAGATTTCGTCGCGCTCCAGCCTGGTCAGCAACTCCTCCTTCGACATGacccaggaggagaggagggggctcaGGCACTCAGGAGGGGTGGGAGACCCCCACGCTGGAGGGGTGCGTCTGGAGAGGAGGGCTACGACCGACCCTGATCAGTACAGCCTTGG TTCCTACTCGTCCATGCAGGACTGCCGAGGCCTGTACGCCTGCGCCATGGTGCTCTCCTCCCCCAGCTCAGAGGAGTTGACCCAGGACCAAGGGGACCGTGTCTCCCTGGACGCCGCCGATAGCGGCCGCGGCTCCTGGACCTCTTGCTCCTCGGGCTCCCATGACAACATCCAGACCATGCAGCAGGGACGTAGCTGGGAGACCCTGGCCTTTGGACCGGGGGGTGTCATCGGCGGGAGCATTGGTGTCCACCCACCCGGGGGGCCTGAAGCATTACTAGGGGGCACCGCTGGACTTTGGGCGTCCCAGGCTAGAGGTAGCTGGGCATCGgcctcttcatcttcctctgcGGCGTACTGGGGCGAGGACTCCGAGGGCGACACGGGCACGATTAAACGGCGAGGCGGGAAGGACGTGAACACCGACCCGGAGACTAGTAGTATCACATCGATGGGGTCCGACGAGGCCAAGCAGCACGGAAGGCCTTCGCCATCACCCATCACTGCCGGAAACAAGGGCCTTATCA CGCGAAAGGAGAGCCGGTACCGCGAACCTCCTCCAACCCCGCCGGGCTACACTGCCCTGACAATCTCTGACTTCAGCGAAGGGCAGACGCAGTCGCCGCCCACAGCCCCGGCCCACTCCGGCCGCCGCCCGCCCGATTACACCACGGCCCTGCAGCGCTCGCGCATGGTCACCCAGTCGCCTGActcccatcaccaccaccaggcCCAACAACATGCCAAGCGCCAAGGGCTCCACCGCACCCGCTCGCCAGGCGAGGAGGAAGAgcctgaggaggaagaggagggtgagtCCTTGTCTCCCAAACTAGTCGCTCTGAGGAAGACAGTGGCACACACAACACCAGAGACAACCAGGCCATGA
- the LOC124011328 gene encoding rap guanine nucleotide exchange factor 2-like isoform X14, with protein MIVVDYMDQNEEYFQRQASHRQSRRRFRKINQKGERQTIIDTVDPYPTGKPPIARGYHTECIKAQLPADFSRLHLADGLHPQVTHVSSSHSGCSITSDSGSSSLSDIYQATENEPGDMDLSGLPETAVDSEEDDDEEDMERASDPLMSRDVVRDCLEKDPMDRTDDDIEQLLEFMHQLPAFANMTMSVRRELCAVMVFAVVERAGTIVLNDGEELDSWSVILNGSVEVTYPEGRPEILCMGNSFGVSPTMEKEYMKGVMKTKVDDCQFVCIAQQDYCCILNQVEKNMQKVEEEGEIVMVKEHRELDRTGTRKGHIVIKGTTERLTMHLVEEHSVVDPTYIEDFLLTYRTFLSSPMVVGKKLLEWFHDPSLRDKVTRVVLLWVNNHFNDFEGDPAMTHFLEEFESNLEREVRVSKMCGHLRLLNIACAAKAKLRLVTLTKPSREAPLAFTLLGGSEKGFRIFIDSVEPGSKASEAGLKRGDQILEVNGQNFENVQLTKANEILRNNTHLSISVKTNLLVFKELLARPEHDHEAEGEDPPEVDRKNGAPAHLPKIGDIKKGSRYSIPDLAVDVEQVMGLEKASKKAKANTVGGRNKLKKIFDKTLTSILPPKPYNDVGVGQSQDDSIVGLKQSKQIPASLPVSSNLSSSNPDLLQSHHRILDFNNQPAPVVTNMSDQVLRVFKADQQSRYIMIGKDTTAKEVVAQAIREFALTAVPEAYSLCEVSVTPEGVIKQRRLPEQLSKLADRIQLSGRYYLKSNMETETLCSDEDAQDLLREGQISLLQLSTVEVATQLSMRAFELFCAIEPTEYIDDLFKLKSKTGSFCLKRFEEVINQETFWVASEVIREPNQLKRMKIVKHFIKIALHCRECKNFNSMFAIISGLNLAPVSRLRGTWEKLPSKYEKLFGDLQDLFDPSRNMAKYRNVLNNQNLQPPIIPLFPVIKKDLTFLHEGNDSKVDGLVNFEKLRMIAKEIRHVGRMASVNMDPALMFRTRKKKWRSLGSLSQGSANAAVLDVTQTGGHKKRVRRSSFLNAKKLYEDAQMARKVKQYLSNLSLETNEEALQTLSLQCEPSINTLPKNAGGGKRPDTSPVVSRAASQQRGQLQKGNQALQVPAVALYPSRKKVPVKDLPPFGTSSPQSLKKILSLSEEASERHKRQTEDTVSNASSQLSSPPTSPQSSPRKGLGTLKGQSVRKVTFTSKQTGYPRTGDTYSDSGHSEISSRSSLVSNSSFDMTQEERRGLRHSGGVGDPHAGGVRLERRATTDPDQYSLGSYSSMQDCRGLYACAMVLSSPSSEELTQDQGDRVSLDAADSGRGSWTSCSSGSHDNIQTMQQGRSWETLAFGPGGVIGGSIGVHPPGGPEALLGGTAGLWASQARGSWASASSSSSAAYWGEDSEGDTGTIKRRGGKDVNTDPETSSITSMGSDEAKQHGRPSPSPITAGNKGLITRKESRYREPPPTPPGYTALTISDFSEGQTQSPPTAPAHSGRRPPDYTTALQRSRMVTQSPDSHHHHQAQQHAKRQGLHRTRSPGEEEEPEEEEEGESLSPKLVALRKTVAHTTPETTRP; from the exons ctccCCGCGGACTTCAGTCGACTCCACCTGGCCGACGGCTTGCACCCACAGGTGACCCACGTTTCTTCCAGCCACTCAGGATGTAGTATCACCAGCGACTCTGGAAGCAGCAGCCTGTCAGACATATACCAG GCCACGGAGAACGAGCCGGGCGACATGGACCTCAGCGGCCTGCCCGAGACCGCcgtcgactcagaggaggacgaCGACGAGGAGGACATGGAGCGAGCGTCGGACCCCCTCATGAGCCGCGACGTTGTGCGGGACTGCCTCGAGAAGGACCCCATGGACCGCACCGATGACGACATAG AGCAATTACTGGAGTTCATGCATCAGCTGCCAGCGTTTGCCAACATGACCATGTCGGTGAGGAGGGAGCTGTGTGCCGTCATGGTCTTTGCCGTGGTCGAGCGGGCTGGCACCATCGTCCTCAACGACggggaagag CTGGACTCGTGGTCAGTGATCCTGAATGGCTCGGTGGAGGTGACGTACCCCGAGGGCAGGCCTGAGATCCTGTGTATGGGGAACAGCTTTGGGGTCTCCCCCACCATGGAGAAGGAATACATGAAGGGAGTAATGAAGACCAAGGTGGACGACTGTCAG tttGTGTGCATAGCGCAGCAGGACTACTGCTGCATCCTCAACCAGGTGGAGAAGAACATgcagaaggtggaggaggagggcgaGATCGTCATGGTCAAGGAGCACCGCGAGCTGGACCGCACCGGCACCAGGAAGGGACACATCGTCATCAAG gGTACGACGGAGCGTCTGACCATGCACTTGGTAGAGGAGCACTCAGTGGTGGACCCCACCTACATCGAGGACTTCCTGCTGACCTACAGAACCTTCCTCTCCAGCCCCATGGTCGTGGGCAAGAAGCTCCTCGAGTGGTTCCATGACCCAAGCCTCAGGGACAAG GTTACACGGGTAGTCTTGCTATGGGTGAACAATCACTTCAATGACTTTGAAGGCGACCCCGCAATGACTCACTTTCTTGAAGAGTTCGAAAGCAATCTGGAGAGAGAGGTCCGTGTCTCA AAAATGTGCGGCCATCTTCGACTGTTAAACATTGCCTGTGCTGCTAAAGCCAAACTGCGTCTCGTGACACTGACCAAGCCGTCGAGGGAGGCCCCGCTAGCCTTCACCCTGTTGGGGGGCTCTGAGAAGGGCTTCCGTATCTTCATCGACAGCGTGGAGCCCGGGAGCAAGGCCTCAGAGGCCGGCCTCAAACGAGGAGATCAG ATTCTGGAGGTGAATGGGCAGAACTTTGAAAATGTCCAGCTCACCAAAGCCAATGAGATCCTGAGGAACAACACTCACTTGTCAATTTCTGTGAAAACCAATCTTTTAG TATTCAAGGAGCTACTAGCCCGGCCGGAGCACGACCACGAGGCAGAGGGtgaggatccgccagaggtggaCCGCAAGAATGGAGCCCCGGCACACCTACCCAAGATTGGGGACATCAAGAAGGGCTCGCGCTACTCCATCCCTGACCTGGCGGTGGACGTTGAGCAG GTGATGGGCCTGGAGAAGGCCAGTAAGAAGGCCAAAGCCAACACGGTGGGAGGAAGGAACAAGCTCAAGAAGATCTTCGACAAGACGCTCACCAGCATCCTGCCCCCAAAACCATACAA CGATGTGGGCGTGGGCCAGTCGCAGGACGACAGCATCGTGGGCCTGAAGCAGTCCAAGCAGATTCCGGCCTCGCTGCCTGTCAGCAGCAACCTTTCTTCCAGCAACCCTGACCTGCTGCAGTCCCACCACCGCATCCTGGACTTCAACAACCAACCGG CCCCGGTCGTGACAA acaTGTCCGACCAGGTGCTGCGAGTGTTCAAGGCAGACCAACAGAGTCGATACATCATGATTGGTAAGGACACCACGGCCAAGGAGGTGGTGGCCCAGGCCATCCGGGAGTTCGCCCTGACCGCGGTGCCCGAAGCCTATTCGCTGTGTGAGGTGTCCGTCACGCCGGAGGGTGTCATCAAGCAACGACGGCTACCAGAGCAGCTGTCCAAGCTGGCTGATAGGATACAGCTCAGTGGCAG ATACTACCTGAAGagcaacatggagacagagaCTCTCTGTTCAGACGAGGACGCCCAGGATCTTCTTCGTGAAGGCCAGATCTCCCTCCTCCAGCTCTCCACTGTGGAAGTAGCCACGCAGCTCTCCATGCGTGCCTTCGAACTCTTCTGCGCCATCGAGCCCACCGAGTACATCGATGACCTGTTCAAGCTCAAGTCCAAGACGGGCTCGTTTTGCCTCAAGCGCTTCGAGGAGGTCATCAACCAGGAGACCTTCTGGGTGGCGTCGGAGGTGATCAGGGAGCCCAACCAGCTTAAGCGCATGAAGATTGTCAAGCACTTCATCAAGATTGCTCTCCATTGTAGAGAGTGCAAGAACTTCAACTCCATGTTCGCTATCATCAg TGGTCTGAACCTGGCCCCGGTGTCTAGACTCCGGGGCACGTGGGAAAAGCTCCCCAGTAAGTACGAGAAGCTGTTTGGGGACCTGCAGGACCTGTTTGACCCGTCCAGAAACATGGCCAAGTACCGCAACGTGCTCAACAACCAGAACCTCCAGCCACCCATCATCCCCCTGTTTCCCGTCATCAAGAAGGACCTCACCTTCCTGCATGAAG GGAACGACTCCAAAGTGGACGGCCTGGTGAACTTTGAGAAGCTGCGGATGATCGCCAAGGAGATCCGCCACGTGGGTCGCATGGCCTCCGTCAACATGGACCCTGCGCTCATGTTCAGAACCAG GAAGAAGAAATGGAGGAGTTTAGG GTCTCTTAGCCAGGGCAGTGCCAACGCGGCGGTGCTAGACGTCACCCAGACGGGCGGGCACAAGAAGCGGGTGAGGCGCAGCTCCTTCCTGAACGCCAAGAAGCTGTACGAGGATGCCCAGATGGCCCGCAAGGTCAAGCAGTACCTGTCCAACCTCAGCCTGGAGACCAACGAGGAGGCGCTGCAGACCCTCTCGCTGCAGTGTGAGCCCTCCATCAACACAC TGCCCAAGAACGCTGGTGGCGGTAAGAGGCCAGACACGTCTCCGGTGGTGTCCAGGGCTGCCAGCCAGCAGAGGGGCCAGCTGCAGAAGGGCAACCAGGCCCTTCAGGTGCCCGCTGTGGCCCTCTACCCCTCCCGCAAGAAAGTGCCAGTCAAGGACCTGCCACCATTTG GCACGAGTTCCCCTCAGTCGCTGAAGAAGATCCTATCGCTGTCGGAGGAGGCCAGCGAGCGTCACAAGCGTCAGACGGAGGACACGGTGTCTAATGCCTCCTCGcagctctcctcccctcccacctccccccAGAGCTCACCCAGGAAGG GGCTCGGGACACTGAAGGGCCAAAGTGTCCGGAAGGTTACCTTTACCAGTAAACAGACAG gctaCCCAAGAACGGGAGACACCTACTCGGACTCGGGTCACAGCGAGATTTCGTCGCGCTCCAGCCTGGTCAGCAACTCCTCCTTCGACATGacccaggaggagaggagggggctcaGGCACTCAGGAGGGGTGGGAGACCCCCACGCTGGAGGGGTGCGTCTGGAGAGGAGGGCTACGACCGACCCTGATCAGTACAGCCTTGG TTCCTACTCGTCCATGCAGGACTGCCGAGGCCTGTACGCCTGCGCCATGGTGCTCTCCTCCCCCAGCTCAGAGGAGTTGACCCAGGACCAAGGGGACCGTGTCTCCCTGGACGCCGCCGATAGCGGCCGCGGCTCCTGGACCTCTTGCTCCTCGGGCTCCCATGACAACATCCAGACCATGCAGCAGGGACGTAGCTGGGAGACCCTGGCCTTTGGACCGGGGGGTGTCATCGGCGGGAGCATTGGTGTCCACCCACCCGGGGGGCCTGAAGCATTACTAGGGGGCACCGCTGGACTTTGGGCGTCCCAGGCTAGAGGTAGCTGGGCATCGgcctcttcatcttcctctgcGGCGTACTGGGGCGAGGACTCCGAGGGCGACACGGGCACGATTAAACGGCGAGGCGGGAAGGACGTGAACACCGACCCGGAGACTAGTAGTATCACATCGATGGGGTCCGACGAGGCCAAGCAGCACGGAAGGCCTTCGCCATCACCCATCACTGCCGGAAACAAGGGCCTTATCA CGCGAAAGGAGAGCCGGTACCGCGAACCTCCTCCAACCCCGCCGGGCTACACTGCCCTGACAATCTCTGACTTCAGCGAAGGGCAGACGCAGTCGCCGCCCACAGCCCCGGCCCACTCCGGCCGCCGCCCGCCCGATTACACCACGGCCCTGCAGCGCTCGCGCATGGTCACCCAGTCGCCTGActcccatcaccaccaccaggcCCAACAACATGCCAAGCGCCAAGGGCTCCACCGCACCCGCTCGCCAGGCGAGGAGGAAGAgcctgaggaggaagaggagggtgagtCCTTGTCTCCCAAACTAGTCGCTCTGAGGAAGACAGTGGCACACACAACACCAGAGACAACCAGGCCATGA